GATTGAGGAAGCTCACAAGTTTTTAAATCCGGCTGTTGCCAGCCAGACTATTTTTGGCACCATCGCCAGGGAGATGAGGAAGTACAATGCAACCCTTTTGGTAATTGACCAGCGGCCAAGCGGTATAGATGAAGAAGTGATGAGTCAGCTGGGCACCAAAATTACCTGCCTTCTAGATAGTGAACGGGATATTGACTCCGTACTGGCAGGAATGTCCGGGAAGAGTGCACTTAAATCGGTATTAGCCAAACTGGCTTCCCGTCAACAGGCACTGATATTTGGGCATGCGGTTCCCATGCCGGTAGCATTCCGACCCAGGGACTATGGTACCCCGGAGTCCTACAAAGAATTAAGCTCTCCCCAAATAGATCTTGGTACGGATAATCTTGAGGATCTCTGGTAAGTTGTATTCTCAAAGGGGAAAATAGCACCATGGTAAACAAAAAAATTGGCCTCGCTTTAGGAGGAGGAGCGGCAAGAGGGATTGCTCATATTGGCGTGCTCAGGGCATTGGAAGCTAACCATATTAAAATTGATTGTATTGCCGGGACCAGTGCCGGGGCAGTAGCTGGAGCTGCTTACGCCAGAGGTACCAGCCCGGACGCACTAAAAGAGATGGCAGTTAGCATGGGGGTAAGGGACTGGGCTAGTCTGGCAGATGTTCGTATTCCCCATGGCGGATTTATTGCCGGAAATCGTATAGTAAGCCTGCTAAAAGTGATTATTGGAGAAGCGGACTTTAAAGATTTAAAATTGCCGTTTGCCTGTGTAGCCTGTGACCTTTATAGTGGTGAGGAAGTGGTCATCAATCGGGGCTCCGTTCTGGAAGGGGTCAGAGCCAGCATTTCAATACCCCTGGTTTTTTCAGTTGTTGAATACGAAGGGCGCTATCTAGTCGATGGAGGATTGATAAACCAGGTTCCGGTGAATGTGGTGCGGAGCATGGGGGCAGATATTGTTATCGCAGTTAATGTAATCCCTGCGCTTAACAACCGTCAGAAAAAATGGATTACAAAAAAAGCAAAACAGCCCGGGATATTCGATGTCATGATGCAAGTTATTGATATCACTAATGTAAAGACCGTACGCGACAGCCTTGAGGGGGCGGATGTAGTAATTAATCCAGACACTCGAGACTTTAACTCGGCAGATTTCCACCAGGCGAAAGAGCTTATATTACAAGGTGAAATAGCAGGTGAGTTAGCAATTCCCGAGATTGATTTAGCCCTCAGATCTTGATTTTCAGATGTAAATTGCTTGATTGGGCAGTATTTGGATATAATACATAGTCTTGGGGCTGTAGCTCAGTTGGGAGAGCGCCTCCTTTGCAAGGAGGAAGTCAGGGGTTCGAGTCCCCTCAGCTCCATTGACCTCATAATATATTAAAACGATAACGCCATAATCAGCGTTGCTTTTTGTGGCTTCTTAAGGTCTCCCTCTTATATTCCGAGTGTATAACTGGTTTGCTTATATTATTCCGGCAAGCTTGTCTGCCATTATCACGATAAGCCACGTATACCACAGAATAGCAGCCACCACTACGAGAGTAATAAAGATGCCCCTCGCTTTAAATCGGGTATTCAGAAAATAGAAATCAACTGCGCCTTCCGGGCATGCTTCGATGCACCTGCCGCAACGGATGCAATCTACGGTTGGTTTTCTTTTCTTGTCCAAATCATCAGGACTCAGCGCATACATGCGGCATTCCTGTACGCAGTCATAACACTGGACGCACTTATTTTTGTTGATCTGTACACGGAAAATGCTTATTTTATCGACCAGTGAAAATACCGCGCCAATCGGGCAGATATGGCACCACCATCTACGCTTGGTCATAAAGGGTAGTATGATAGAAAAGAACGCAATAAGAGCAATCACTGACCAGAAGACAACATCGGCTGATAACCACAGAACCGGGCAGAATGTGCACACTAGCGGGAAGGCTAAAAATATAGATAGCAGTATCACTGTAATGAGGATTGCGAATTTGGAATCCTTGACCCACTCCTTTAAGCCGGAATAATAAGAACCTTTGGGTGTAACAGTTTTCTTTTTAAGGAAATTTAGTTGCCACCTTTCCTTTTTGCCGGTAACCATGGCTTCGCTCAAGCCCCCAAAAGGGCATATCCAGCCACAGATGCCCCTTCCAAACGCTAAGCCGGTGGCTGCGTATGGAACTAATGAAAGCATGAATGCATTGAACGTTGGAGGAAAGGTGACCTGCCATATGTCAAAGGAAGGAATAAAGGCAGCTTTACCAAGAAGTACTTGGGATACCACGCGCGTGCAAGGGTAAGCCAGGGTTCCTATCGTCTCTCCCGGATGGTAATAAGTTAGCCAGTTTTGATGCTGGCTAGCCCAATAAAGAAAGGATGAAGGTTTAAGAATGTCTACGATAATAAAAAGGGCAGTCAAAGAAAACAAGAAAATCCCGATAAAAAACAGTCGGCGGAAGCGTTCCATTCGCGTGGTAGTCAGAATCAAGTAGATGAACGCACTGCCTAGTATTCCCATAACAATACCCAGCCAGGGAAACGGACTGAAGTACCACCAAACGGTAAAGCCTCCTGCTGCCAGCGCTATTATTAGCGCTTGTATCTTCGAGCTTATCGCTGGTCTCATATCCCGGGCTCCTTTAAATTTTTATTTGATACTCAGTCTCTGGAAAATGAATACATCAACATTGGAGAGTGTAGGTATTTCTGAATAACTACCCTTAAGATCATTATGCTGTAGTTTTTTACCTCCAAGTACTCAGGCGCTGAAAAAGTTTTCATAGTTAAATAGCGAAAATACGCTTTATTGATATACCACCATAATAAGTTTGCTTGTTAGTATATCCATGTGTTTAATGCAAAAGCAATAGATGCGAACCAATATAAAAATATGTTGACAGGCGCTATAGGCGCTGATACTATATTATAAAATGCGTTTATGCGCATATTATTATCTAACCATGATAAATCGAGGTTGTCAATACATTTCTGGAAGAAAGGGATGACAATATGGGATTATTTAGAAAAAAGGCGCTCTATCGAATTGTTTTACTGGTGATTACTGTTTCACCGATTGGTTTTATCGCCTGTTATAATGATGATATAAACACAACCACAGCTACAATATCCCCAACAACTACTTTTATCGCGCCCCCATCCACTGAACCATATTCCGAGACTGTACCTTCCTCTCCAACTATGCCCATGACAACGAATACTGCCAGCAGCGGCCAACCCGTCGAATGTGCCGGGGAAGACCCGGATAGCTGGATCTGGTATCCAGGTACAATCAGAATAGACTATATAACAACTTGCCCCTGTTCGCCCGGTGTGGATACCTGGTATGTTGCCCCGGGTAAGCCGATAGACGTATTTGAATATTATATTAGTACCTACACAGAAGATGAATGGATAGTTTCTCCAGAACCTATTGGGCTTGCTGCATGGATAGACAGTAGTGATGAGTACTTCTTCCTGGAAATCTTTGAAGATAGCCGTTGGGAGGGTTTTCCAACAGCAATACACGTAGCGTGGTTGAATCCTGACCATTACCAACCTTGGCTTACCGGGACAAGTTAGGCGCGTTTACTGGCAGCAACAATTATAGGCAACACCCGGTTATAATAGGTAAACAGAAAGCTTAACTCACACCCTGCTTATTATTGAAAATTAATACTGATAATTATACAATTGCTCGGATGAAGAAAATCTTGGCTTCCATCCTTTTGGTCTTGCCGTTCATGATTGCTTCATGCGGGGGTTCCGTAAAAACGGCGGGATTATCATTGGTAGAATTTTCTACCGAAGATTTTGCCGGGTCCGGTAATTGCGCTGTATGCCATATTGATCTGGAGGACCAGATCGGTAATTACGTTTCAATTGGTACTCACTGGCGCTCCACCATGATGGCAAACGCAGCCAAAGACCCTTTCTGGCAGGCAAAGGTCGCTTCTGAAGTAGCTCGCAATCCCCATTTGAAAGAAGTTATTGAAGAGAAGTGCGCCAGCTGTCATATGCCAATGGCTTACACTCAGGCAGAAGTTAGAAATGGTTCCGCCATGATTTTTGATACCGGGCTTGCCAATACGAGTAATCCGCTCAACCCGGCGGCCATGGATGGGGTTTCGTGCACTCTTTGCCACCAGATAGTAGATCCGGTCCTTGGTAAATATACGGTGGACACAAGTGCCGAACCACCAGATCGGTTGATATACGGCCCATACAAAGATCCTGAGCAAAGCTTGATGATCTCTACTTCTCAATTTACACCGGTATATGGAGAGCATATAACCAATTCGGTTCTTTGTGGCACATGCCACTGAGTGACTACCCCGTGCGTCGATAGTAAGGGCGACGTACTAGGAACCTTTCCGGAGCAGACTCCATGTCTGGAGCATATCAACAGCATTTATCCTGATCGGGGAATTGAATGCCAGACCTGCCATATGCCAGAGGCGGAATCTTCTGTAATAATTTCCAATGTGGGTTCAGGGTATGAAGACCGCGACCCGTTTAGCCAGCATTACTTTGTTGGTTCCAACGAGTTTATGCTTGAACTTCTCAAAGCCAATATCGACACACTCAGGATAACAGCATCTTCCGATAACTTTGATGGTACTATTAGCCGATTGATGAACCTGTTAAATAAGGAAACCGCTGTACTATTATTCTCTAAAACAGAAAGATCTGGCGATCTGCTTATCCTGGATATAGATATCGAACAGCTGGTCGGCCATAAATTCCCAACCGGGTTTCCTTCCCGGCGAGCTTGGCTCCATCTCAAAGTTGCCGATAAAAACGGTAATGTGGTATTTGAATCCGGCAAGCCTCTAAAAGACGGACGCATACAAGGGTGTGACTCTGACCAGGATATTTCCACTTATGAGCCACATTATGACGTAATACACCAGGAAGACCAGGTTCAGGTTTATGAGGCTGTGATGTTAAATAGCGATGGCGAAGTGACCTATACCTTGCTCAGAGCCAACAAGTTTGCCAAGGACAACCGGCTGCTACCCAAAGGTTTCGATATCGTAAATTCCCACGAAAATACCAGAGTTTATGGCGAAGCACTGGATGACAGCAACTTTATGGGCGGATTCGACCGGATTACATATCAGGTAGATACAAACGGTACATCCGGCACCCTGACAGTGGAAGTAGACCTTTTGATGCAGACCGTTTCTTACCCGTACATACAGGATTTTTCTGGTGAAAATACTCCAGAAGCAACCCGGTTCCTGGGCATGTACGAAGAGATGGATAAATCGCCTACGCTGGTTACTTCAATCAGTACGATAGTGCCTTGATGTCCGTGGTTTGTATCTTTTAGCCCAGGCTCTTTCGCCCGATATAGAGACTGTTTTGGGGGATATCTTCGAATATTACAATCACACTTTCGCTGTTTACCCCGGTATTTTCGGTTATGATATCTGTGATACTTTCATCGATTTTCTTTTTGGCCTCGTCATTTCTTCCTGCTGCCCATTCGATTTTGATTACTGGCATAATACACCTCTTTCTTTCCCTGCACCGTATCAGTCTTATACCCATGAAAAGTAAACCTGTTTAGAATATAAATTCATTAATATATATTCTCTACTCTTGCTAACAGACAGCCGTTGTATTCCAAGCGCCAAGTTTGTCTGCATAAATAGGTACTAACTAGA
The Dehalococcoidales bacterium DNA segment above includes these coding regions:
- a CDS encoding tautomerase family protein, whose protein sequence is MPVIKIEWAAGRNDEAKKKIDESITDIITENTGVNSESVIVIFEDIPQNSLYIGRKSLG
- a CDS encoding 4Fe-4S binding protein, which translates into the protein MRPAISSKIQALIIALAAGGFTVWWYFSPFPWLGIVMGILGSAFIYLILTTTRMERFRRLFFIGIFLFSLTALFIIVDILKPSSFLYWASQHQNWLTYYHPGETIGTLAYPCTRVVSQVLLGKAAFIPSFDIWQVTFPPTFNAFMLSLVPYAATGLAFGRGICGWICPFGGLSEAMVTGKKERWQLNFLKKKTVTPKGSYYSGLKEWVKDSKFAILITVILLSIFLAFPLVCTFCPVLWLSADVVFWSVIALIAFFSIILPFMTKRRWWCHICPIGAVFSLVDKISIFRVQINKNKCVQCYDCVQECRMYALSPDDLDKKRKPTVDCIRCGRCIEACPEGAVDFYFLNTRFKARGIFITLVVVAAILWYTWLIVIMADKLAGII
- a CDS encoding patatin-like phospholipase family protein, producing the protein MVNKKIGLALGGGAARGIAHIGVLRALEANHIKIDCIAGTSAGAVAGAAYARGTSPDALKEMAVSMGVRDWASLADVRIPHGGFIAGNRIVSLLKVIIGEADFKDLKLPFACVACDLYSGEEVVINRGSVLEGVRASISIPLVFSVVEYEGRYLVDGGLINQVPVNVVRSMGADIVIAVNVIPALNNRQKKWITKKAKQPGIFDVMMQVIDITNVKTVRDSLEGADVVINPDTRDFNSADFHQAKELILQGEIAGELAIPEIDLALRS
- a CDS encoding multiheme c-type cytochrome; translation: MKKILASILLVLPFMIASCGGSVKTAGLSLVEFSTEDFAGSGNCAVCHIDLEDQIGNYVSIGTHWRSTMMANAAKDPFWQAKVASEVARNPHLKEVIEEKCASCHMPMAYTQAEVRNGSAMIFDTGLANTSNPLNPAAMDGVSCTLCHQIVDPVLGKYTVDTSAEPPDRLIYGPYKDPEQSLMISTSQFTPVYGEHITNSVLCGTCH